Proteins encoded in a region of the Stieleria neptunia genome:
- a CDS encoding HIRAN domain-containing protein, giving the protein METAIVCQRSHYPPHAFASQSKQLVREVFEEALEDGILEPREEQQLSQLAISLGVELEFAKEDELRIAVCRLAYELDSGNFVPQDAGSAPFKMGAKEELLAHSKVYWHEIVTLKRPAGIPLGGDNYLKEIGSGVAYLTTKQVSMVGALQSKKFTLSSVQRVTRYTDGVLFNRSSGKSVFVKMPMDSEAPARFALIAEHACSGEPVLGFMPSAAFIPKSVAVDASATVPNQSQRIQQSDADPRYTFRVVGDFVGNRESYIRKLRTGDPIVLVREPTNEHDPHAVAVYDSARHQLGYLKRDVAYWFSPLLGRKPDAKAQVHCFSSEGSLIVGVYV; this is encoded by the coding sequence TTGGAAACTGCCATCGTTTGCCAAAGATCTCACTACCCTCCGCATGCTTTCGCGTCCCAAAGCAAACAGCTTGTCAGAGAGGTGTTCGAGGAAGCCCTGGAAGACGGAATTCTGGAACCGAGGGAAGAACAACAGTTAAGCCAATTGGCGATCTCTCTGGGCGTTGAACTGGAGTTCGCAAAAGAGGATGAACTGCGAATCGCGGTCTGCCGTCTGGCCTATGAATTGGATTCGGGAAACTTTGTGCCGCAAGATGCTGGCTCCGCCCCTTTCAAGATGGGGGCGAAAGAGGAACTCTTGGCTCACTCCAAGGTGTACTGGCACGAGATCGTGACGCTCAAGCGGCCGGCTGGCATTCCGCTTGGCGGCGACAACTACCTGAAAGAAATCGGTTCTGGTGTAGCCTACCTGACCACGAAACAAGTCTCGATGGTCGGTGCGCTCCAGTCGAAGAAGTTCACGTTGTCATCGGTGCAGCGCGTGACCCGATACACCGATGGCGTCTTATTCAATCGTTCCTCCGGGAAAAGCGTCTTTGTCAAAATGCCAATGGATTCTGAGGCACCAGCGAGATTCGCGTTGATTGCCGAACACGCATGCAGCGGGGAACCGGTGCTCGGGTTCATGCCCTCGGCGGCATTCATTCCTAAGTCCGTCGCGGTCGATGCCAGCGCGACCGTTCCAAATCAGTCACAAAGGATCCAGCAGTCGGATGCAGATCCAAGATACACGTTCCGGGTCGTAGGCGACTTCGTCGGAAATCGCGAGTCCTACATCCGTAAGCTTCGTACGGGAGATCCGATTGTGCTCGTTCGGGAGCCAACAAACGAGCACGATCCGCACGCCGTCGCAGTCTACGATTCAGCAAGGCACCAACTCGGCTACCTCAAACGCGATGTCGCCTATTGGTTCTCTCCTCTTCTGGGTCGAAAGCCAGATGCAAAAGCTCAGGTGCACTGTTTTTCGTCGGAAGGATCTTTGATTGTGGGCGTTTATGTATGA